GGGCTGGACGGGTGTGCCACGCGGCACCACCAACGGCCTCTTCCAGACCGCCACGGGCCCCGGGCCGGGAACCTACGAGGCCGGGTACGAGGACTACCACAAGCTCAAGGACATGGCCGCCGGGGGCGGTTACACCGTCTACCGGGATCCGGTCGCCGGTTTCGCGTACATCTACAACGGCTCGGTGCTCTACACCTACGACGACCCGACCGAGATCGCCCGCAAGACCGCCTGGATCAAGTCCCAGGGGCTGGGCGGCGCGATGGTGTGGTCCTTCGACGGTGACACGGCGAACGGCGAACTGATGGCCGCGGTGGACAACGGCCTGAAGTGAGGCCACCGCACGAACGGCGCCCCGTCGGCCCGCACCACGGCCGGCGGGGCGCCCGCGTGTCTCAGACGGCCCGGCGCGCCAGGTGGACGACGTCCGGAACGCCCCGGGCAACCGGGATCTCGTACGTGAACACGTCCGAGAACCCCGCCGTGCGCAGCGCCTGCTCGAAGCCGGCGGACGGCTGCGCGCTCCAGACCGCGAGCACCCCGCCCGGCCGCAGCCTGCGCCACACCATGGCCAGCCCGCGCGGGTCGTAGAGGCCGCCGTTGGAGTCGGTGACCGTCCAGTCCGGTCCGTTGTCGATGTCGAGGCAGAGCGCGTGGTAGCCCTCGCCGTCCCCCGCGAGGTGGGCCAGCAGATCGGTGTGCAGCACCGCGACCCGGGGATCCTCCAGGGCGCCGGCCGAATGGGCCGCCAGCGGGCCGGTGCGGTGCCACTCGATGATCGCGCCCTCGCGTTCGACCACCGCGATCCGGCCCCAGCGCGGTTCGGCGGCGGCGTACGCGAGCGAGAACCCGACGCCGAGCCCGCCGATCAGCACCGAGAGCGGCTCGGCGCCGGGGGCGGGCTCGCCCAGCGCGTCCAGGGCCGCCTGGACCAGCAGCCGCTCGGAGCGGCCGTCCGCGGTGTCCATCAGGAAGCAGCCGTTGGCGATGATCTCGAAGTGCTCACCGCGCCGCCGCAACACCACCTCGCCGTACGGGCCCTGCCGCCGGTCGAGGGTGTCGACGGCGTCAGAACCGTCCCGGTCGGGCAGTACGGTCGCCATGCTCGGTCCT
The sequence above is drawn from the Kitasatospora sp. NBC_00315 genome and encodes:
- a CDS encoding spermidine synthase, whose product is MATVLPDRDGSDAVDTLDRRQGPYGEVVLRRRGEHFEIIANGCFLMDTADGRSERLLVQAALDALGEPAPGAEPLSVLIGGLGVGFSLAYAAAEPRWGRIAVVEREGAIIEWHRTGPLAAHSAGALEDPRVAVLHTDLLAHLAGDGEGYHALCLDIDNGPDWTVTDSNGGLYDPRGLAMVWRRLRPGGVLAVWSAQPSAGFEQALRTAGFSDVFTYEIPVARGVPDVVHLARRAV